One stretch of Cervus canadensis isolate Bull #8, Minnesota chromosome 5, ASM1932006v1, whole genome shotgun sequence DNA includes these proteins:
- the DRC1 gene encoding dynein regulatory complex protein 1, whose amino-acid sequence MNPPGSLGVLEEKEEEHLATPILGPSIHSDNPQERIQARRLRIAARLEARRREALGEYLDGKKESEEDQSKSYKQKEESRLKLAKLLLCGTELVTNIQVATDTREIHRRVEEEEIKRQRLEKLENEVKTSQDKFDEITIKWEEGKQRRIPQELWEMLNAQQVHCAGLIEDKNKLISELQQELKIKDDQYVKDLKKQSDDICLLLERMEEQVKNVMKTFRQELQNIEKAFEVERQELLTSNKKKWERALQAHNAKELEYLMNRIKKVEDYEKQLNKQRVWDCEEYNTIKIKLEQDVQILEQQLQQMKATYQLNQEKLEYNFQVLKKRDEESTVIKSQQKRKINRLHDVLNNLRSKYNKQVKQFQEENQSLTSDYKRLVLQFKELQKAMRHFALIDDKQFREIWLMNEEEAKDLINRAFDVDRIIHTHHLGLPWMAPNFWFLKNVGPISQQQQKSATQILEEVLMEAEEEGADEDSSGSESYLDLPKQVSAITTRKILMLLCDESGFLIESKLLSLLLPLEKSECYLLRLDAIFSALGIENEDDLYKLVNFFLKYQTHHSPPSQEPLDLRAEKEGSLVDGKSQEKEPPPSPKLIHPNDVLKILEAFVMGLRKPKDSWVPVKLLKVVRDDSKDSEYWKALTTVIPATTENLWDALYTALEKYHLLLTQRAELLIENSSLERQNTELQQLLQQYLDTKINSELQVPPTQVFRVPTK is encoded by the exons ATGAATCCGCCGGGATCCCTGGGGgtcctggaggagaaggaggaggaacatTTAGCCACCCCCATTCTCGGACCCTCCATTCATTCTGATAATCCTCAGGAGCGGATCCAGGCCCGGCGCCTGCGCATCGCGGCGCGCTTGGAAGCTCGGAGGCG GGAAGCTCTTGGAGAATATTTAGATGGGAAGAAGGAGAGTGAGGAAGATCAAAGCAAGAGCtacaaacagaaagaagaaagcagactG AAACTGGCTAAACTGCTGCTCTGTGGCACTGAGTTGGTGACAAATATCCAGGTAGCTACAGATACCAGAGAGATCCACAGGCGAGTCGAGGAAGAGGAGATCAAGCGTCAGAG aCTTGAAAAGCTGGAGAACGAGGTCAAGACCAGCCAGGACAAATTTGATGAGATCACCATCAAGTGGGAGGAGGGCAAGCAGCGGAGAATCCCCCAGGAGCTGTGGGAAATGCTCAATGCCCAGCAGGTGCACTGCGCAGGGCTGATCGAAGATAAGAACAAGCTGATCAGCGAGTTACAGCAG gagttaaaaataaaagatgaccaGTACGTGAAGGATTTGAAGAAACAGTCAGATGACATCTGCCTGCTCCTGGAGAGGATGGAAGAGCAGGTGAAGAATGTGATGAAAACCTTTCGCCAGGAGCTCCAAAATATCGAG AAAGCATTTGAGGTGGAGAGACAGGAGCTGCTGACCAGCAATAAGAAGAAATGGGAGCGGGCCTTACAGGCTCACAACGCCAAAGAG CTGGAATATCTGATGAACCGCATCAAGAAGGTGGAGGACTACGAGAAACAGCTCAACAAGCAGAGAGTCTGGGACTGCGAAGAGTACAACACGATCAAGATCAAGCTGGAGCAGGACGTGCAG attCTTGAACAACAGCTTCAGCAAATGAAAGCAACTTATCAGCTAAACCAAGAGAAGTTAGAGTACAACTTCCAGGTGCTGAAGAAGAGAGATGAAGAAAGCACAGTGATTAAGTCCCAGCAGAAGAGGAAGATCAACCG CCTGCATGATGTACTTAACAATCTGAGATCAAAATATAACAAGCAGGTCAAGCAATTTCAGGAGGAGAACCAGTCCCTAACCTCAGACTACAAACGCCTTGTGTTGCAATTCAAGGAGCTTCAGAAAGCCATGAG GCATTTTGCTCTCATTGATGACAAGCAGTTTCGGGAGATTTGGCTGATGAACGAAGAGGAGGCAAAGGACCTGATAAACAGAGCCTTTGATGTAGACAGAATCATCCATACCCATCATCTAGGACTCCCCTGGATGGCACCCAACTTCTGGTTCCTAAAGAACGTGGGGCCAATttctcagcagcagcagaagtccGCCACACAGATCTTAGAGGAAGTGCTGATGGAAGCAG AAGAGGAGGGGGCAGACGAGGACAGCTCAGGATCAGAGTCTTACCTGGACCTGCCGAAGCAAGTTTCAGCAATAACGACCCGCAAGATCTTGATGCTCCTGTGTGACGAGTCG GGTTTCCTCATAGAGAGCAAGCTGCTGAGCCTACTCCTGCCCCTGGAGAAGAGCGAGTGTTACCTGCTGAGACTGGACGCCATCTTCTCG gCCCTTGGAATTGAAAATGAAGATGACTTATATAAACTGGTTAACTTCTTCCTCAAATACCAAACTCACCATTCACCTCCCAGCCAG GAGCCGCTGGATCTCAGAGCAGAGAAGGAGGGGAGCCTTGTGGATGGGAAGTCGCAGGAGAAGGAGCCCCCTCCTTCTCCCAAGCTCATCCACCCCAACGATGTCCTCAAGATTCTGGAGGCCTTTGTCATGGGTCTGAGGAAGCCCAA GGACTCTTGGGTGCCAGTGAAGTTGCTGAAGGTTGTGCGAGATGACTCGAAGGACTCCGAGTACTGGAAGGCCCTGACCACGGTTATCCCTGCCACCACCGAGAACCTCTGGGATGCTCTGTATACAGCCTTGGAGAAATACCA cctcctcctgacccagagggCTGAGCTGCTGATAGAAAACAGTTCTCTGGAACGGCAGAACACAGAGCTccagcagctgctgcagcagTATCTCGACACCAAG ATAAACTCTGAACTGCAAGTTCCTCCGACTCAGGTGTTCCGGGTCCCCACAAAATAG